CAGCCCTCACACGGCACCTGTCGCATGTAGGATTCGATAATGGCCCGCGCGGTGTCAGTCTCCACCTCCGCATGACGACGTTTCAAAAAGTTGACGACGCCTTCATAGGTAAAACTATAGGAACGCTCACGACCACGCCGATCAACGTACTCATGGCTCACCTTCTCGTCGACTCCGTAGAGGATGATCCTTCGCTGCTCCTCATCGAGTGAACCCACCGGCTTGGTGAGCGGAATCTTGTAGTCCTTGGCCACTCGTTCGAGCATGTGCTCGAGGTAGTCGGCACGGAGCGCGCCGAAGGGGGCAACCGCGCCTTGCACCAATGAACGCGAAGCATCGGGCAACACAAGTTCCTCATCAACCTCGAATCGCATGCCCAACCCCGAACAGACGGGACAGGCTCCGAAGGGGGAGTTAAAGGAGAAGTTCCTCGGTTCAAGGTGTCCCAGAGAGATGCCACAAGCGACACAGGCCAACTCCTCAGAGTACCGCTCTACGCGCACGACTTGACGATCTTCGCCAACTTCAAGGACGTCAACACGGCCGTGCGCAACACCAAGCGCTGTCTCGGTCGACTCGATCAGCCTTCGTAGATCTGCTGGCGTGACCCGAAGTCGATCAACGATCACTGAGATCGTGTGCGCTTCGTAGCGCTCAAGTGTTACCTGTTTGCGATCGGCCAGTTCCACAAGCTCGTCATCGATCATTACCCGGGCGAAACCCTGCTTGGTCAGGTCATCAAGGAGCGATTGATACTCACCCTTGCGTGCCTGTACGACCGGTGCTGCGATCATGATTCGACGGTCATCAAAAGTCGACGAGATAAGGTCGACGATCTCCTGCGGGGTCTGTTGGGATACCTCCAACCCACACTGTGGGCAATGCGGGTGCCCAATGCGAGCGAACAGCAGTCGCAGGTAGTCATAGATCTCAGTCACTGTGGCGACGGTTGAGCGCGGGTTATGCGAGGCGGTTTTTTGGTCGATAGATATCGCCGGAGAGAGACCCTCGATGAAGTCCACATCCGGCTTCTCCATCAACCCCAAGAACTGACGAGCATAGGAAGAAAGCGACTCCACATAGCGCCGCTGCCCCTCGGCAAAAATCGTATCAAAGGCCAGCGAACTCTTCCCAGAGCCGGAGAGGCCGGTAAAGACAACAAGACGATCCCTCGGAATGTCCACAGAAATATTTTTGAGGTTATGCTCTCGTGCACCCCGTACCCGTAGAATGTCAGGCATACGTATCCACCCTAACGTGGATTCAAGGCACGAGTGACCACATCAAACTTTGCCTCGATCTCGGCCACCTCAGCGTCGGCTTGCGAATCAGCGACAATGCCGGCACCGGCGACCAGCCCAAGTGTTCCCTGGTAGGCGGAGGCACCCCGTATAGCCAGGTACACTTCCCCGTCACCGAACGGGTCCGTAATCCCGATAATCCCGGCGTACATCCCACGAGAAGGCTCGATCTGCGCTAGCATTTCGAGCGCCGTTGTCCTCGGCACACCCGATACAGCAGCAGTCGGTGCGATAGCGAGCACCACGGACACGAGATTCGCACCGGGTAGCAACTGACCCCGCATCGGGGTGGCCAAATGGATCAGTCGTCCAGCATCGAAGAGAACCGGCGCCCGCGGCATATCGAGCTCCTTCACGTAACCGCTGAGATCGTCCTGGAGCTGCTCGACCATGAGTCGATGCTCAAATAGGTCCTTCGCAGAGTTCAGGAGCGCCACCTGACCACCCCGCAGGGCGGTACCAGCGAGTGGGCGGAGCGAGAGGAGGTGGCCGGACTTGGCGGCTACCAGCTCGGGCGAGGCCCCAAAAAAGCCGTCGACGTAGTAGAGATGGCTCGCCGGATGTGCCTTTTTTAACCGAGAAAGCGCCGCCCCAACGGAAAAGCTCTCGGTCAGGGACTGGGTCGCGCGACCCGTGACGACAAGCTTTGTCAATTGACCTTGTTCGATAGCCAACTTTGCGAGCCGTACGCGATCAGCAGTAGCCCCAACATCGTGGGACCGTTCTCCTTGTAGCAGCG
This genomic window from Ferrimicrobium sp. contains:
- a CDS encoding chorismate-binding protein, which translates into the protein MRFLSGLSMVGSFGSGRLFGFISTLEAMHIPFQMVEAAGSLYLGVGQPEECTPEAGLDRPGPCFLSSGFSVTESFASRSYPVVLVAGKDRLEVDVYESSARSAMRLGILELASQVRMVPAGPLLQGERSHDVGATADRVRLAKLAIEQGQLTKLVVTGRATQSLTESFSVGAALSRLKKAHPASHLYYVDGFFGASPELVAAKSGHLLSLRPLAGTALRGGQVALLNSAKDLFEHRLMVEQLQDDLSGYVKELDMPRAPVLFDAGRLIHLATPMRGQLLPGANLVSVVLAIAPTAAVSGVPRTTALEMLAQIEPSRGMYAGIIGITDPFGDGEVYLAIRGASAYQGTLGLVAGAGIVADSQADAEVAEIEAKFDVVTRALNPR